Proteins encoded within one genomic window of Ovis aries strain OAR_USU_Benz2616 breed Rambouillet chromosome 1, ARS-UI_Ramb_v3.0, whole genome shotgun sequence:
- the DNAJC28 gene encoding dnaJ homolog subfamily C member 28, whose product MMAQILRPHLRSASVIPNRMKMGPCLGVIRTRMMSTHKSKRNMREYYELLNLDEGCSADDVRESFRKLAKQYHPDGGSSTADSATFIRIEEAYRKVLSHLIGQTNARQSKVEDTEEEEEKFKYKTPQHRHYLSFEGIGFGTPSQREKQYRQFRADRATEQVMEYQKQKLQSQYFTDSVTVKDVRHSKERKITQAIERLVEDLIQESMAKGDFDNLSGKGKPLKKFSGCSYIDPMTHNLNRILIDNGYQPEWILMQKEIKDTIDQLREAILVSRKKLGNPMTSAEQKQWNQVCEQFQENIKKLNKRINDFNLIVPLLTRQKVHFDAQKEIARTQEIYTTLIKTKEITDKNPNNTDPGEGEKTPGVKTGFFNWMNVWKFIKI is encoded by the coding sequence ATGATGGCTCAGATCTTAAGACCTCATCTGAGAAGTGCTTCAGTGATTCCTAATCGAATGAAAATGGGTCCATGTCTTGGTGTCATAAGAACTAGAATGATGTCAACTCATAAATCCAAAAGGAATATGAGAGAATATTATGAGCTGCTGAATCTGGATGAAGGCTGTTCTGCAGATGATGTCAGGGAATCTTTTCGTAAGCTTGCCAAGCAATACCATCCAGATGGTGGCTCTAGTACTGCTGATTCTGCAACGTTTATAAGGATCGAAGAAGCTTACAGGAAGGTACTTTCCCACTTGATAGGACAGACAAATGCCAGACAGAGTAAAGTTGAAgacacagaagaagaagaagaaaaattcaaatataaaacacCCCAACACCGGCATTACTTAAGTTTTGAGGGTATTGGTTTTGGGACTCCGAGTCAACGAGAGAAGCAGTACAGGCAGTTTAGAGCAGACcgtgcaactgaacaagtgatGGAATACCAAAAGCAGAAACTGCAAAGCCAGTATTTCACTGATAGTGTCACTGTTAAAGATGTAAGACACAGTAAGGAACGAAAGATAACTCAGGCAATAGAGCGTTTGGTGGAGGATCTCATTCAGGAATCCATGGCTAAAGGAGACTTTGACAATCTCAGCGGGAAAGGAAAACCTCTGAAAAAATTTTCTGGCTGTTCATATATTGATCCTATGACTCACAACCTGAACAGAATATTGATAGATAATGGATACCAACCAGAATGGATCCTAAtgcaaaaggaaataaaggatACCATTGATCAACTCAGAGAGGCAATTTTAGTGTCAAGGAAAAAACTTGGGAATCCAATGACATCAGCTGAACAGAAACAGTGGAACCAAGTTTGTGAGCAGTTTCAAGAAAACATCAAAAAGCTAAATAAGCgaattaatgattttaatttaattgttcCCCTCTTGACTAGGCAGAAGGTCCATTTTGATGCACAGAAAGAAATTGCCAGAACCCAGGAAATATACACAACccttataaaaacaaaagaaatcacaGATAAAAACCCAAATAACACTGATCcgggagaaggagagaaaacacCTGGAGTTAAGACAGGTTTCTTTAACTGGATGAATGTGtggaaatttattaaaatatga